The DNA region CAGCACCACCACGTCGACCATCTCGACGCGCTTGAGTACGAAGGTGTACAGCGCGGTCAGCAGCCAGTAGGCGGCCAGCGCCAGCACGAAACGCGGCGGCAGGGCCAGGGCGGCAAGGACGAAGGCGGCGGCCAGCAGCAGCGGTACCAGGGCCAGGCCGGCCAGCAGGGGCAGCTCGCCGGCCGCGAACGGCCGCAGGCGCTTGCGCGGATGGCCGCGGTCGGCGGGCAGGTCGACCAGGTCGTTGAGCAGGTAGACGCTGGACGCGCACAGCCCGAACGCCAGGAAGGCCAGCAGCGCCTGGCGCACCGCGGCCGGCTCGAACAGCAGGTGGGCGGTCAGCAGGGGCACCAGGACCAGCAGGTTCTTGGCCCACTGGTGCAGGCGCAGCGCCCGGGCCCAGGTCAGCGGCGAGACGCGCGGGCCGGGTAGCACGGTGTCGACCGCTGCAACGGCGGCGGCGGCGCGCTCCAGATTCTCACCGGCATTGACCACCACCGCGCGCCGGGCACGGCGCCAGACCGCCAGGTCGATCCTTGCGTTGCCCGCATAGTCGAAGCCGCGCTCGCCGTAACGTGCGACCAGGGCATCCCCTTTCCGTGCGCCGGAGAGGTTGCGGGAGCCGTCGCTGGCCAGCACGTCGTCGAACAGCCCGGCATGGTCGGCGACGGCGCGGGCGATGCCGGCATCGGCGGCCGTGCACAGGACGATCTCGCGCCGGCCCTGCTGGCCACGCAGCCAGTCCAGGAACGGCAGGTTCCAGGCGAGGCGTTCCGGATCGGGCAGCACCCGCCGGGCCAGCTCGTGCTTGAACGCCGCCTTGCCGCGCAGCAGCCACAGCGGCATCGCCAGCAACAGGAAGGGGTTGCGGCGCAGTGCCGCGAGCAGAGACTCGTGCAGGGTGTCGCCCAGCACCAGGGTGCCGTCGAGGTCGACCGCCAGCGGCACCGCCGCGGTGTCGGCGACCGCTTCCAGGGTGCCGGCGGGCGACGGCGTGGTCACGCGCGGGCGCGGGCCTCAGCCGGCCAGCGCCGCCTCCAGTTCGGGCACCAGCTTGAACAGGTCGCCGACCAGGCCGTAGTCGGCGATCTCGAAGATCGGCGCCTCGGCGTCCTTGTTGATGGCGACGATGGTGCCGGCGTCCTTGATGCCGGTCAGGTGCTGGATGGCGCCGGAGATGCCGATCGCGATGTACAGCTCGGGCGCGATGATCTTGCCGGTCTGTCCGACCTGCATGTCGTTGGGCACGTAGCCGGCATCGACCGCTGCGCGCGAGGCGCCGACGCCGGCACCGATCCGGTCGGCCAGCGAATAGATGATCGAGAAGGCGTCCGCCGAGCCCAGGGCGCGGCCGCCAGAGACCACGCGCGACGCGGTCTGCAGGTCGGGGCGGTCGCTCTTGCCGGCGGCCAGGCCGACGAAACGGGTGTGGCCGGGCACCGCAACAT from Lysobacterales bacterium includes:
- a CDS encoding UbiA family prenyltransferase is translated as MPLAVDLDGTLVLGDTLHESLLAALRRNPFLLLAMPLWLLRGKAAFKHELARRVLPDPERLAWNLPFLDWLRGQQGRREIVLCTAADAGIARAVADHAGLFDDVLASDGSRNLSGARKGDALVARYGERGFDYAGNARIDLAVWRRARRAVVVNAGENLERAAAAVAAVDTVLPGPRVSPLTWARALRLHQWAKNLLVLVPLLTAHLLFEPAAVRQALLAFLAFGLCASSVYLLNDLVDLPADRGHPRKRLRPFAAGELPLLAGLALVPLLLAAAFVLAALALPPRFVLALAAYWLLTALYTFVLKRVEMVDVVVLAMLYTARIIAGTFALGVALSFWLLAFSMFLFLSLALVKRHTELGVMARAGRDGADGRGYRVSDLPMLGAMGIGSGLAAVLVLALYVNSPTGEQLYSQPKALWLLCPLLLYWIGRVWLLAHRGRMHDDPMLFALRDRTSLAVLLAGLAVVVLAL